The Meriones unguiculatus strain TT.TT164.6M chromosome 6, Bangor_MerUng_6.1, whole genome shotgun sequence genomic interval TGCAGAGTGTGACATGAGCTGCTCTCCTGAGCACTCGGACGTACCTTTGTGAAGTTGGTTTTGGAGCCATGTCTTAGATCCCTCTGATGGTGAAAGGTACACTTGTCAGCTTGGAGAATGAGGAGTCCATGACTTGGTGGAGCTGCATACAttatcctagtacttgggagacaaGGCAGGGCTGATCTGGGCTCATAGCAAGgctatattttatctttttattttgagataggatttctcagtataactgtcctggaatttactctgtagcccaggttggccttgaactcacagacgtctgcctgcctctgccttccaagtgctgggattaaaggtatgagacACCACCGCCTGGAGCAAGGCtgtatttaataaattaaaaaacaaaacaaagaaacctgactgggctgtggtggcacacacctttaatcccagcacttgggaggcagagactggtagacgtctgagtttgaggccagcctgctctacagagtgagtttccaggatagccagggatataGAGAGAAGcactgtcacaaaaacaaaacaaaacaaaaaaaaggtgcAGGCGGGTATTTTCCTTTAAAGGGCCTATTTTACCATGTTCAGACATTTCCGGGACATCCCATGCACTTCTGTGTGATGGCCTCATAGACGGCACTGGCCAGAAACAGCAGCATGTCCTGCTTGCAGGTTTTGGGTGGGGAAGCCATGGTGAGTCTGCACAGGGAGAGCCTTGTGGAGTCTGGGCCTTAAGGGCCTGCCTCACTCTCTCAGGTGTATTGGGAGTTGTGGGAATGAGATCGGTCTTCTGGGACGCTGAAGGGATGTGGCTGCACCAGAGAAATCTGTTTGGGGCCACCACGTCTAGGCAACATTTagttgttaaattttttttttttttttttttttaacttgtaagAGTtatactgtgtagcccaggctggcctggaattgaTGCCATGCCTCTTACCTCTACTTTTTCAGCGCTGGCATTACTGGTAGCAGCACTATGCCTGATAAAGTTTAGCTCCTAAATCAATATTAACTAGTTCGCATTTTAAACTACAGGTTTGTGGAGCTTAACATTGTCTTGGTTCTACATTTCTCCTTTCCTCACTAAAACCAAAGCCTGTAAGATGATGGCTTACCACGTCCCTCAGTTCCAAGCCTGCCTGGTCTAGGACCATAGGCTGAGCCAAACATGTCCTTCTACAGAGCCTGGGCCTGGTGGACAGGAACAACGAGCCGCTTACCCATGCCATGTACAACCTGGCCTCCTTGCGTGAGTTGGGTGAGACCCAGCGCCGGCCATGTACCATCCAGGTGCCCGAGCCCATCCTTCGCAAGATTGAGGCCTTCCTGAGTCATGTAAGAGTCCTGCCTTCCATCCCATTGTCTCCCTCTCCAGACTGAAGGCTGCTTCTGCCTACAACAGGCATAAGATCCATTTCTCCCTCTGAGCAGGGAGCTCAGAGCCCCCTGCCCTAAGTCCCCTTAGTTATGCCTACGAGGGTGTCAGGGCAGTCACAGCCCAACCAAGTTCTCTGCTCTGTGGGTTGGGCCCTAAACATCCCACCCAGGGGAATCCTTTGGAGGGGCTGACTGCATGGAGGAGGCAGACAGGCACGTCTATCATTTTGCTTGCTTCCTCGTCCTCTAGTACCCGGTGGACAGTTCATGGATTTCCCCAGAACTCCGGCTGCAGAATGATGACATCTTGCCCTTAGGCAAGGACTCAGGGCCCTTGAGTGACCCTATCACAGGCAAGCCATACATGCCCCTGTCGGAAGCCGAGGAGTTGCGTCTCAGCCAGAGCCTGCTAGAGCTGTGGCGGAGGAGAGGGCCGGTTTGGCAGGAGGCCCCCCAGCTACCTGTGGACCCTCATCGGGACACTATCCTCAATGCCATCGAACAGCACCCAGTGGTGGTCATCTCTGGGGACACAGGCTGTGGGAAAACCACACGTATCCCTCAGCTGCTATTGGAGCGCTATGTAACTGAGGGCCGAGGTGCCCGCTGCAACGTGATCATCACGCAACCTCGCCGTATCTCAGCTGTGTCTGTGGCACAGCGGGTTAGCCATGAACTGGGTCCCTCCTTGCGCCGGAACGTGGGCTTCCAGGTGCGCTTGGAAAGCAAGCCCCCAGCCCGAGGCGGGGCGCTGCTCTTCTGCACTGTAGGCATCCTGCTTCGGAAGCTGCAGAGCAACCCCAGCCTGGAAGGCGTGAGCCACGTCATTGTCGACGAGGTCCACGAGCGGGATGTGAACACAGACTTCCTGCTGATTCTGCTCAAGGGCCTGCAGCGGCTCAACCCCTCCCTGCGGCTGGTGCTCATGAGTGCTACAGGAGACAATGAGCGCTTCTCCCGCTACTTTGGGGGCTGCCCTGTCATCAAGGTGCCTGGCTTCATGTACCCTGTCAAGGAACACTACCTGGAGGACATCCTGGCCAAGCTGGGCAAACACCAGTACCCACACCGGCATCGGCACCACGAGGTGAGGGACCCCCCATGCATGCCCCAGGATCCCTGAGCTTTCCTCTGAATTCTCTCTTCCCTGTCCGCCATGGTAGACTGTCTCCTTGACAAAAACTGTGGCATGATCTTGCCTCTGTGTGTTACAAGTGTGTGAGGGCCAGAGTTCACATACCAAGTAGCTCACTCTCCCTGTGTTCTGTGTGCGACCCCTGCCGCATAACAGTGACTGGcctttcttcccccaccccagtCTGAAGATGAATGTGCACTTGACTTGGACCTTGTGACTGAACTGGTTCTGCACATCGATGCCCGTGGGGAACCAGGTGGGTGCTTCTCCCGATTCTAAGCTACTCCCTTTCCCCACTAGCTGGACCAACCAGCTCATGGCTGCAGGGCCCCTTTACAGGTGGGATCCTGTGCTTTCTGCCTGGTTGGCAAGAAATCAAAGGAGTGCAGCAGCGGCTCCAGGAGGCCCTGGGCATGCATGAGAACAAGTACCTCATCCTGCCAGGTGAGGGTCTGGGTGTGCGTCCTGGTCAGCCCTGCTCTCTGTGCTAGGGAGTGGCTTAGACTCAAGTGACCCAGGTTTCTCATTTTATTTGACCATTTTTCACCAGAGGTCTAGTTCATCAAAGGGCTTCAGTTTTCATCAGGGACAGGTGGGGGATTCAAATTTTTGCCCCGCCCTCACCTCAGTATGAGACTCTTCTGGCTGGAATAGTGCCTGAAACTCTTCTGCATCTTGCTGCCCACCAGTGCACTCCAATATCCCCATGATGGACCAGAAGGCCATATTCCAGCAGCCTCCACTTGGTGTGCGCAAGATTGTATTGGCCACCAACATTGCCGAAACTTCCATCACAGTTAACGACATCGTGCATGTCGTAGACAGCGGTCTGCACAAGGAGGAACGCTATGACCTCAAGACCAAGGTGGCGCCTCTCTCTTGGGCCCATTGGGGAACTGACTCCAGTTCTGAGGTTGCCCCTAGTCCCAATCTGTTGTAGACATCCTTTCTGTGTGAAGGCCAAACTTACGAGAAATGTCCCTGATGAGGGGTGACGAGGGTGACTGGAGAAGTGGGTAGATAAGGCCTGTAGAATGTGTAGGTTTCCTGCCTTCCCCCCAGGTATCCTGCCTGGAGACCGTGTGGGTATCGAGAGCAAATGTGATTCAGCGCCGGGGCAGGGCAGGCCGCTGCCAGTCAGGTTTTGCCTACCACTTGTTCCCGAGGAGCAGGCTGGAGAAAATGGTTCCTTTCCAAGTGCCAGAGATCCTGCGGACGCCTCTCGAGAACCTGGTGCTGCAAGCCAAGATCCACATGCCTGAGAAGACGGTGCGGCAGAGGCAGGGCAGGGAGGGCTGGCTCCTGGACAAGGCGGGTGGGACCCCGGCTCATGGGGGCGTGGCTCTTGTTGCTTTAGGCAGTGGAGTTCCTCTCCAAGGCTGTGGACAGTCCGAATATCAAGGCAGTGGATGAGGCCGTGATACTGCTCCAGGAGATCGGTGAATGAAGGCTGGGAGTGGTCGGGCTGTGGGATGGCTCATGGGTGGGACTGACAGCTGAGCTGTTGCAGGGGTGCTGGACCAGCGGGAATACCTGACCACCTTGGGGCAGCGCCTGGCCCACATCTCTACTGACCCCCGACTGGCCAAGGCCATAGTGTTGGCTGCCATCTTCCGCTGCCTGCACCCACTGCTGGTGGTTGTTTCCTGCCTTACCCGGGACCCCTTCAGCAGCAGTTTGCAGAATCGGGCAGAGGTGGACAAGGTTAGAAACCCAGTGCTTCCTGTAGCTCTCTTGCTCTTTGTCTATTCGTACCTCACCCATTGTCCTGAGGTGGAACTCCAGTCACCCTCCTGACCCCTGTGCATTCTTCTCTCCCAGGTGAAAGCTTTGCTGAGCCATGACAGTGGCAGTGACCATTTGGCCTTCGTTCGGGCTGTGGCTGGCTGGGAGGAGGTGCTGCGCTGGCAGGACCGCAGCTCCCGGGAGAACTACCTGGAAGAAAACCTTCTGTACGCCCCCAGCTTGCGCTTCATCCACGGTCAGCCTGGCCCCAAGAGTGTCCTGAGCACCTCCCTCCACAGAGCTCCCGTCTGAGGCAGGGTCTGTTCACACTGTGCTTTGCCTCCCTAGGGCTCATCAAGCAGTTCTCAGAGAATATTTACGAGGCTTTCCTAGTGGGAAAGCCCTCTGACTGCACGCTGCCCTCTGCTCAGTGCAATGAGTACAGCGAGGAAGAGGAGCTGGTGAAGGGTGTGCTGATGGCTGGCCTCTACCCCAACCTCATCCAGGTGCTTCCTCTAGGCCTGGGAGCTCACCAGGtccccacctgtctctgcccttaGCTCATGGCTCATCTTTTCCCCTGTCCCTTTAGGTGAGGCAAGGCAAGGTCACTCGGCAGGGCAAGTTCAAGCCCAACAGTGTCACTTACAGGACCAAATCTGGCAACATCTTGCTGCACAAGTCGACCATTAACAGGTGGGTGGCAGGCAGGGTTAGCTAAAAAAGGGCCCCAGAGAATGGCAGAGGCGTAGCTTCACACAGCACCTTGCTCCCTAGGGAGGCCACCCGGTTACGGAGCCGCTGGCTGACATATTTCATGGCTGTCAAGTCCAACGGCAGCGTGTTCGTGCGAGACTCCTCCCAGGTGCACCCACTAGCTGTGCTGCTCCTGACAGACGGGGACGTCCACATCCGAGGTGGGTGCCCTCACTCCGCCCCCCAGGGCTACTCGTGACCCCAAGAGGCCTGGCCCGACACACACTCCCCCGTCCCTGCTCTTTCCAGATGATGGGCGCCGGGCCACCATCTCCCTGAGTGACAGTGACCTGCTGCGGCTGGAAGGGGACTCACGGACTGTACGGTTGCTAAGGGAGCTGCGGCGAGCCCTAGGCCGAATGGTAGAGCGGAGCCTGCGCAGTGAGCTGGCTGCGCTTCCACTAAGCGTGCAGCAGGAACACGGGCAGCTGCTTGCACTGCTGGCAGAGCTGCTGCGAGGACCTTGTGGCAGCTTTGACGTGCGCAAGACAGCCGATGACTGAGCCCCTCTTCGCTGGGGCTGTGTACAGAGtgcaaatgtttatttaaaataaagttatattTATCCCTTGTGAGTGCCGATGTCCTCCCCAAGGGCTCCTCTTGGGATCTGGGTTCTTGGCCCCAAATCAGGGGGAATGGACAGATGCTTCACTGTTGTGGCCCAAGTCCCATGAATAAGCCACCAGAGCTGTCAACACATTGGCCAGCCCACAGCACAGGGCCTGTTCATATAACAAGGACCCATGTTAGTCCTGCCAGGAACACGGCATTTCTCACAGCTAAGGGAGGGGCTGAAGGCATCAAGGCAGTGTGCACTCCTGGGTACAAGGGGTCTAGGTATGCGGACCACAgatgacagaagcaacttagCCCACATAGCGGGATGTCAGGCAGCTTTATTGGTTAAATCAGTACAACGACTACAGACACAGGTAATGGCTAAGCCATGAGCAAACTGGAAAGTACAGAAAGATCTTATTCCAAACGTTTCAAAGTCTACACATTGTACGGCCTGTGGTCCCAGTCTGCTAGACCAGCCTTCACGGCTTCTCTCGGGCCGGTGGGACCCATCCAGGGACCTGCCTAGAGAGCTTGGGCCACCTTCCTTTCTCTTGGCAGGTGGACTTGTTTCTTGTCAATCTCAGCATCCTCAAGGCTCCAGGACCAACATCAAGGAGGGTAGCAAGTACCTTTATGCCCTTAGCCATCACCACCCTGGTCCCCGCTGCATCCATCCCAGCTCCATCTTGCCCCTTCTTGGTGCAAAATACAAAGAAGGCTCAGGCAGTCCTTTTTCTAGAGGCCACAGAAATTccttgtgtgtgtgcaaagaGCCAGGGATTAGGTATCGAGATTTTCTGAAAAGAGACTGCTGCCTCAGAAACGGAGAGGACCTTCAGCCCAGGGATGCCCTCCCTTGGCACAGAGCTAGTGAAGACCTTTTGCTGCTCAAGCTACACTGAAGCAGAGGTGGAGGCTGTGTCGGGGAGGGCACAGGGGGTCAGGTGTGGGTCAGCCTCCTGAGAGGCAAATCTGCCCAGcagaagacaccccccccccccagaggagCCCTGAAACACTCCCAGGCCACTTCACTACAAACTTAGGTTTGAACCCTTTATTAGAAACCATGCAAactttaatacaaaaaaaaaaaaaaaatacaagtgcAATAAGAATCTTGTGTTGATACAATTCCTGGGATTTTCTCAACACGGCAGCCATCCCACCCATAAACAGACCATGCTGGGATGGCTGCATCACCACGGCTGGCCTCTCCTGCTCTTTCTTTCCAGTCATACCAGAAGAAAAGTGGGATGGCCCCAGTCTCATGCATTTTAGTTTCAAATTTCCACACCTGATTCCCCACTGTTCAACATGCGTTCTGGACATCTCAGGCTCCCCCGGTCATGAGGGTTCGAGTACCATGTCCTACAGGTGCAGGCCAGGGATTTTGACCTTCACttctatttctccagccctggtttTTTTGTATCACACATCGACGACCAAAACCAGCCTCTTGGTTAGAAAAGCAGCATACACACAATACCAACACAGCCAGTcccaccaacccaccctagcTGTCCCACTGTTCACTTGGCAGTAGCCCCACTTCTTACTTCCCTTCCCACAGGGTCCCAAACTGCCCGGAGTAGGGCAGCCCCTAATGCCTGCAAGCCTCCTCAGTGGAGACTCAGGATCTCCTTCCCCGCTTCCTCCACTACCTACGGAGAACTCTCATTTAGACATGGCTTCAACCTGCAAACTACACCACCAGTTCATAGGTTATTAGGAggggggaaaaataaaacaaaagaaaaaagtgagacAGCAGCTATTCAGGGAGAGTGAGCAGTGGGGCAAGTACTGACCCCTAGCTAACTTGAGGCGGGGGCAGCAAAAGGGCCTGGTACCACCTGCATGGTGGCCTGCACTGTGTCATCAGGAGAGGCAGTGGTTTGTTAGGCTCCAGGGGATTCGGTCAGTGCTGGTCACCACCTGGAGTTCACCTCTGCTAGTCCCTCCAGGCTGAACCAGGGAAGAGAGCGAGTGTTTGTCAGTTTCTTTCCAGTTTGGTCCAAAAAAACCAAACCGTGGAGGCTAGAATCCAGCTCCCTGCCCCTAGATCCCACAGAGATCCCCTTAGACTCCCACCCCTCCCAACATTATCTACGGAGCAGTGGTGCAGAGATGGGTCCAGAAGGGGCAGAAGGAGGTGTGAAGGCAGCAGGGCTGCTGCGGCTGCCTTGAGCAAGCGAGGCGAGGGAAGAAGGCCTAAAGGGGCTGCCCAGCACCCAAGAGCTTACAAGTCTAGTAGACAGCCCGGGAATAGGAGCCCAGGGGCCGGGGCCCCCAGCTTGGGCCGCCAGGGAAGTGGGGAGGCCGGGAGACAATGTCGGCCCCATGGTCGGTGCGAGCCCTGGCATTTGCCCGGAACGTCAGCCTGTAGGTCTCAATCTGCAGTGACACGTGAGGAGGGATGGGAGAGGGCaacatgggggaggggggagacaaGAGAGGGAACACAGGGGAGATGGAAGACGAGACCAGAATGTCATCATTAGATGCCTGGAAGATAAAAGGTTACTTTGTTAAAATTTAGGTCACACTCCAGTCATAAAACAAAGGAGTTTCAATTTGCAGCCAGTGACAGGGCCCCTGGCTGGCCCTTAGGCCGAGCCCAGCCACTTACTTGTCTCCTGGATCTGGCTGTCCAAAGTCTGGGGCTCCCTTTGGTCACCACCCCCTGACAGGGTGGTGTGGCCACTGAGGCCACTGGCTGAAGTAGGGGCACCAGCATCAGGCGCAGCCTCAGGGATGGCTGGCTCCTCCCCAGCAGGGGGGCCTGGACACGGAGGGGCCTCACTGCCACCGCCCTCAGTCTACAATGAAACAGTGGGGAGACAGTGATGGGTcagttggggagggaatgagatgGGTGATGGTGGTGATTTCATACACAGACTTCCTGGCCCACACACCCCGGCAACCACCAGCTCTACACAGATGTCCACCTCTAATTTCTCCAACACTGACTCTCTAGCCTGGAGCTGCTGAGCTAATGCCCCTCTTGGGAGTCTCTTTATGGAACTTTGTGACTCTAAAGTTgatagcaaataaaaaaaaatggctctaaTAACAACAGACAGCAGTAACCCTGAAGAGCACACATCAGTGGTTTATGCCTAGCTGGGAAGCAGGGTTGGCCCAGGACTTAGAGAGGGCCCTTGGTAACTAAGTAGGCACCCTGCCTGCTCCTCTGTGCGGTAAGATCCCCTCACGACAGAGCACTTTTTATGCTGGGCACTGTCCTAGCATCCATGGACACAGAGGAAGCAGAAAAAGGTATTCAAAGAGGTGTGTTCCAGAAGTGTTTCAGGGGCTTGTGGAGGACAACACTGGATATATACAGCATGGGTCAAgcataaaacaaaagaagagtGGGCGCTTTTAGTGAGATAGACCACGCATGTCCCAGAAAGCACACCAGGGGACAGTGGAGACAGACAAGGGATATACAGGGGGTACAGTGAAAAAAGGAAGTAATACAAAACTTGGCACAGAAAGCCTGGGCTGCAGTGACTTAATGTTGTGGCCCTAAACAAGTGGCAAAATGTCTCACTTAGACAAACTGAAGGATGACATCCTCTCAAGCCCCAGAGGGTCAAAACTTAAGAGCAAAGTCCCCCTCGTCCCCCTCACCCCCCTGAAATGTTCACTGAGGTGGAACCAGGGCTGCAACCAGAAAACTGGAGAAGACAGCTACAGAATGGCCAGCGCTGGGTGAGCAGGCGTCGAGGGAAGGGGCATACACATAGCTTGGTCCCTGCTCCCGGCCCATTTCCCCTGAATACCAGAGCTGCAGCCTTGTACTTAGGAGCCTGTACGCTACAACCCGAATGGGTCTCCCCACCTGCCCATGACACAGAATGAAGGATACATGGGATCTCGGCAAAACAAAGGGTCTCACAGCACTGTGGAAAGAggtgagaggaaagaggagagggaggaaagaggagagaggccCAGCCAGTGTCAGACATGGAAGAAGTCTGCCTCTGCTCTAATGCTTTCCAGAGTCTGGGCACCTCCAGCAGCCCTGTCTCTGAGAGTTGAAAATTAATAGTCAATACAACCATGTGAAGAACCCCAGGTTGCCTTGTCATTTGTGTCCCACCCCAAATTCCCTCAGAAAATGGCTGGGAAGGGCCCAATGAGGCAGGCCATAGCTCTTGGGAACAGACACTGCCACCAGCTGAGAGGCGGCTTCTGGCTCTTCACCTCCTCTGCCTCACTAACGGTGAAATGGAGACAGCAATGGCATGACTGAACATGTGACTCCCGAAACTGAGGGGCGGTGACAGTCCTGCTAAGCTCCACCCCAGCCTCAAGGTCGCCACACCACTCCAGCTACATCCTGGAGACTTGCTCACTACCTTCACGGCACCTCCTGCAGGCAGGTGGCCCACGTTATCGAGGGATCCCACTTTGGCCTGGGCCTTCTCCTTGAAGTTCAGCTTCTGACTTTCAATCTTGACATCTCCTCCACCTGGAACAACAAAAGAACTGGTCACTGAAGGTGCCACATTATACCTGTAAGCAAAGCCAGGAGCCTAGACAGGAACCTGAGCCTGACCATGGATGGCTCTGTGTGCCttctagaaacaagaaaatgTCCAGCTCCAGGGTGGTTGGAAGGACAAAAGAGGCAGTGTCACTCCTCCCAGGAAGGGAAAACTGTCCTCAAGCCACTGCAGGCCCAGCCTGATGCTAGCTCCGGACTCTCCAGGTCTCACTGATTCTCATAAGGGCCGCATCAGCCAGGGCCATGATCTTCATTTGCTCAGGTTGATGCTTGATGAATGACAGGGACAGGGTATGGATATTGACTGCCTAAGCCACAGAATGAAAAGGAGGAATAGTGAAATAGAGCAAGCAGACTCAGAAGTATGAACTGAGAAAAAGCTCTCTGGCGTGAAAGTGAAGGAACTGCACACAAGAGCAAGAATGAGAGGACACTGACAGACTCGGGCTCAGGAAGAGGAGTGGACAGGGCTGGAAACTCTCATCTGTCTGTCCCTTCCCATCTGTACTCCGCCCACAATGACCTATAGTGGAAGTATCGGTGTCTTTAAACACTCAGTTATgttacaaaaacatgtttttgttttcaccCAGGTATGGGATGTGGGCCTGCTTTAGTTTGTCCAGCTATTAAACTATGATTGTCTCAGGCCCTGAGgagggtgtggtctttgccagctggagacagtttaattctgaggactctgaagagTATAAATGTCAGAGCCGACGGATGGGGGTGCTCtccctgctgctgcatttgctgtttgctggactgctgaATACCCTGACTAGGAaaattggacttgccccaaggaactaagtctaaagaggtctacatcccctttcccctctaaccttctttctttcctgtttagtGGTGGGGGtttagaagggaggtagaggcataagaacCCAAATGAAGTAGATAAAACCACGCCAACAGATAGCTGACAAATTCAAAGGTTTCTTCCCCACTATAGAGCTGGCTCTGGCAAAAGCAATCCTTTCGCTCAGTGCCATTAGGCAAGAGCCATTTCACATACATGGCTTTTCCAGATAAAAGGGCAGTAGGATAACAATTAGTTAAGGATAGTAGTGTTTGGTCCCTCACGAAAGAATACACTCTAAACTGGGTTTCACAATCCCAATAATTGGAAGGGTGAGTAGGAGGACCGCTACAAGGTCAAAACCATCCTAGGCTA includes:
- the Dhx30 gene encoding ATP-dependent RNA helicase DHX30 isoform X1, with amino-acid sequence MAAARRFMALAAGVSPRLRPPDPRAAGRQGRSRGFSSSFVHPDGIQEAAEVKSEVALSEPGEGDGSMVNASRDLLKEFPQPKNLLNSVIGRALGISHAKDKLVYVHTNGPKKKKVTLHIKWPKSVEVEGYGSKKIDAERQAAAAACQLFKGWGLLGPRNELFDAAKYRVLADRFGSPADSWWRPEPTMPPTSWRQLNPENIRPGGPGGLSRSLGREEEEDEEEELEEGTIDVTEFLSMTQQDSHNPLRDSRGGSFEMTDDDSAIRALTQFPLPKNLLAKVIQIATSSSTAKNLMQFHTVGTKTKLATLTLLWPCPMTFVAKGRRKAEAENKAAALACKKLKSLGLVDRNNEPLTHAMYNLASLRELGETQRRPCTIQVPEPILRKIEAFLSHYPVDSSWISPELRLQNDDILPLGKDSGPLSDPITGKPYMPLSEAEELRLSQSLLELWRRRGPVWQEAPQLPVDPHRDTILNAIEQHPVVVISGDTGCGKTTRIPQLLLERYVTEGRGARCNVIITQPRRISAVSVAQRVSHELGPSLRRNVGFQVRLESKPPARGGALLFCTVGILLRKLQSNPSLEGVSHVIVDEVHERDVNTDFLLILLKGLQRLNPSLRLVLMSATGDNERFSRYFGGCPVIKVPGFMYPVKEHYLEDILAKLGKHQYPHRHRHHESEDECALDLDLVTELVLHIDARGEPGGILCFLPGWQEIKGVQQRLQEALGMHENKYLILPVHSNIPMMDQKAIFQQPPLGVRKIVLATNIAETSITVNDIVHVVDSGLHKEERYDLKTKVSCLETVWVSRANVIQRRGRAGRCQSGFAYHLFPRSRLEKMVPFQVPEILRTPLENLVLQAKIHMPEKTAVEFLSKAVDSPNIKAVDEAVILLQEIGVLDQREYLTTLGQRLAHISTDPRLAKAIVLAAIFRCLHPLLVVVSCLTRDPFSSSLQNRAEVDKVKALLSHDSGSDHLAFVRAVAGWEEVLRWQDRSSRENYLEENLLYAPSLRFIHGLIKQFSENIYEAFLVGKPSDCTLPSAQCNEYSEEEELVKGVLMAGLYPNLIQVRQGKVTRQGKFKPNSVTYRTKSGNILLHKSTINREATRLRSRWLTYFMAVKSNGSVFVRDSSQVHPLAVLLLTDGDVHIRDDGRRATISLSDSDLLRLEGDSRTVRLLRELRRALGRMVERSLRSELAALPLSVQQEHGQLLALLAELLRGPCGSFDVRKTADD
- the Dhx30 gene encoding ATP-dependent RNA helicase DHX30 isoform X2, whose amino-acid sequence is MFSLDSFRKDRTQHRQRQCKLPPPRLPPMCVNPAPGGTISRASRDLLKEFPQPKNLLNSVIGRALGISHAKDKLVYVHTNGPKKKKVTLHIKWPKSVEVEGYGSKKIDAERQAAAAACQLFKGWGLLGPRNELFDAAKYRVLADRFGSPADSWWRPEPTMPPTSWRQLNPENIRPGGPGGLSRSLGREEEEDEEEELEEGTIDVTEFLSMTQQDSHNPLRDSRGGSFEMTDDDSAIRALTQFPLPKNLLAKVIQIATSSSTAKNLMQFHTVGTKTKLATLTLLWPCPMTFVAKGRRKAEAENKAAALACKKLKSLGLVDRNNEPLTHAMYNLASLRELGETQRRPCTIQVPEPILRKIEAFLSHYPVDSSWISPELRLQNDDILPLGKDSGPLSDPITGKPYMPLSEAEELRLSQSLLELWRRRGPVWQEAPQLPVDPHRDTILNAIEQHPVVVISGDTGCGKTTRIPQLLLERYVTEGRGARCNVIITQPRRISAVSVAQRVSHELGPSLRRNVGFQVRLESKPPARGGALLFCTVGILLRKLQSNPSLEGVSHVIVDEVHERDVNTDFLLILLKGLQRLNPSLRLVLMSATGDNERFSRYFGGCPVIKVPGFMYPVKEHYLEDILAKLGKHQYPHRHRHHESEDECALDLDLVTELVLHIDARGEPGGILCFLPGWQEIKGVQQRLQEALGMHENKYLILPVHSNIPMMDQKAIFQQPPLGVRKIVLATNIAETSITVNDIVHVVDSGLHKEERYDLKTKVSCLETVWVSRANVIQRRGRAGRCQSGFAYHLFPRSRLEKMVPFQVPEILRTPLENLVLQAKIHMPEKTAVEFLSKAVDSPNIKAVDEAVILLQEIGVLDQREYLTTLGQRLAHISTDPRLAKAIVLAAIFRCLHPLLVVVSCLTRDPFSSSLQNRAEVDKVKALLSHDSGSDHLAFVRAVAGWEEVLRWQDRSSRENYLEENLLYAPSLRFIHGLIKQFSENIYEAFLVGKPSDCTLPSAQCNEYSEEEELVKGVLMAGLYPNLIQVRQGKVTRQGKFKPNSVTYRTKSGNILLHKSTINREATRLRSRWLTYFMAVKSNGSVFVRDSSQVHPLAVLLLTDGDVHIRDDGRRATISLSDSDLLRLEGDSRTVRLLRELRRALGRMVERSLRSELAALPLSVQQEHGQLLALLAELLRGPCGSFDVRKTADD